One window of the Solanum stenotomum isolate F172 chromosome 11, ASM1918654v1, whole genome shotgun sequence genome contains the following:
- the LOC125845203 gene encoding putative clathrin assembly protein At4g40080, with translation MGKKILTLRDLIGAIKDKASQSKAAFISKPSSFSLHLAVLRATTHAPSSPPDDHHISSLLTLGDSSRATASSLIVIIMDRLHRTGDSTVALKCLLIIHQIIKRGPFILQDQLSIFPATGGRNYLKLSAFRDGATASRFTISAWIRFYSRYIESLLYTSRILGYFLSSSSSCNTDEKISTFLNSDLIRDVDSLVQLIEETVKLPDSLLLDGNKLLYEVIGLLSSDYLSTVNELLIRLSEFKERLSCLSFGDSVELSFILKRLEGCKERLSVLFSVKKPSTKLLWCSVSELSLKIDDLKVDFSKRKLITFGKSSESARFNNRVIKFGDSVQFSSGRYEMTNLPMIVEGRN, from the coding sequence ATGGGAAAAAAGATATTAACTCTCAGAGATCTCATCGGCGCCATTAAAGACAAAGCTTCACAATCCAAAGCCGCTTTCATCTCTAAACCAAGCAGTTTCTCCCTCCACCTCGCCGTCCTCCGCGCCACCACTCACGCGCCGTCATCACCACCCGATGACCACCACATCTCCTCCCTTCTCACCCTCGGTGACAGCTCACGCGCCACCGCTTCCTCACTTATCGTCATAATCATGGACCGACTCCACCGCACTGGCGATTCAACCGTCGCACTCAAATGCCTTTTAATCATACATCAAATCATCAAACGCGGACCGTTCATACTACAAGATCAACTCTCCATATTTCCGGCTACCGGCGGACGTAACTACCTCAAACTCTCCGCCTTCCGCGACGGCGCTACCGCATCCAGATTCACAATCTCCGCCTGGATCCGATTTTACTCCAGATACATCGAATCTCTACTCTACACTTCCAGAATTTTAGGCTATTTTCTCTCTTCGTCTTCCTCGTGTAACACAGATGAAAAAATCTCCACCTTCTTAAACTCAGATCTAATCAGAGACGTCGATTCGTTAGTTCAATTGATCGAAGAAACGGTAAAATTGCCGGATTCGCTACTACTCGACGGCAACAAATTGCTCTACGAAGTGATCGGATTACTGAGCTCCGATTACTTATCGACGGTGAACGAGTTGTTAATCCGGCTCAGTGAGTTCAAGGAACGGCTCAGTTGTTTGAGCTTCGGTGACTCGGTTGAGCTGAGTTTCATTTTGAAGAGATTAGAAGGATGTAAAGAGAGATTATCGGTTTTATTTTCGGTTAAAAAGCCATCAACGAAGTTATTATGGTGTTCGGTATCCGAATTGAGCTTAAAAATTGATGATTTGAAGGTTGATTTTTCGAAACGTAAGTTAATTACGTTCGGAAAATCGAGCGAATCAGCTCGATTTAATAACCGGGTCATCAAATTTGGTGACTCGGTTCAGTTTTCGTCAGGGAGATATGAGATGACTAATTTACCTATGATTGTTGAAGGaagaaattga
- the LOC125845199 gene encoding protein DETOXIFICATION 27-like produces the protein MSSNGKLIEENKVPLLDYVSTNNSNNYLELNDQSFGLRFWIETKKLWHIVGPAIFSRIVSYSMFVITQAFAGHLGDLELAAMSIASNVVLGFDFGLMLGMASALETLCGQAFGAKKYYMLGVYLQRSWIVLLLCSIIMLPIFFFATPVLIFLGQPKDVSQLSGVVVLAFIPLHFCFAFQFPLQRFLQSQLKNNVIAWANFVAFIVHVLISWLIVYKFQLGIIGTTFTLNLSWWLVFLVLFCYTTCGGCPLSWNGFSMEAFSGLWDFFKLSASSGVMLCLENWYYKVLIVMTGNLENAKIALDALSICMNINSWELMIPFGFFAGAGVRVANELGAGNGRGAKFATAVAVIQSTIIGLFFWILLIFFHNEFALIFSTSKPVLEAVHKLAILLAFTVLLNSVQPILSGVAVGSGWQAYVAYINLGCYYLLGVPLGFIMGWGFHYGVMGIWGGMIFGGTAVQTLILAIIIIRCDWTKEAEKASMHVRKWDDVGHLTS, from the exons atgtctaGCAATGGGAaattaatagaagaaaataaagtGCCCTTATTAGATTATGTTTCCacaaataatagtaataattatttagAACTAAATGATCAAAGTTTTGGTTTAAGATTTTGGATAGAAACAAAGAAGCTATGGCACATAGTTGGGCCAGCCATCTTTAGTAGAATAGTCTCTTATTCGATGTTTGTTATTACTCAAGCTTTTGCTGGCCATCTTGGTGATCTTGAACTTGCAGCTATGTCCATTGCTAGCAATGTTGTTCTTGGTTTCGATTTCGGACTCATG CTAGGTATGGCAAGTGCATTGGAAACACTATGTGGACAAGCATTTGGTGCTAAAAAATACTACATGTTAGGTGTATATTTGCAACGTTCATGGATAGTACTCTTGTTATGTAGCATCATAATGTTACcaatatttttctttgcaaCACCAGTCTTGATATTTTTAGGGCAACCAAAAGATGTCTCACAACTCTCTGGAGTTGTAGTTTTAGCCTTTATACCATTACACTTTTGCTTTGCATTTCAATTTCCATTGCAAAGGTTCTTGCAAAGTCAATTGAAAAACAATGTGATTGCTTGGGCTAATTTTGTGGCTTTTATAGTCCATGTGTTGATAAGTTGGCTTATTGTGTACAAGTTTCAATTGGGAATTATTGGGACAACATTTACTTTGAATTTATCTTGGTGGTTGGTGTTTTTGGTGTTGTTTTGTTATACTACTTGTGGTGGATGTCCACTTTCTTGGAATGGATTTAGTATGGAGGCTTTTTCTGGACTTTGGGACTTCTTCAAACTTTCTGCTTCTTCTGGGGTCATGCTATG CTTGGAGAACTGGTACTACAAGGTGCTAATTGTGATGACTGGTAATTTGGAGAATGCTAAAATTGCTTTGGATGCATTATCCATCTG CATGAATATAAATAGCTGGGAACTGATGATTCCTTTTGGATTCTTTGCTGGAGCTGG AGTAAGGGTAGCAAATGAGTTGGGAGCTGGAAATGGAAGAGGGGCAAAATTTGCAACAGCAGTAGCAGTGATACAATCAACAATCATTGGATTATTCTTTTGGATTTTGCTCATATTTTTCCACAATGAATTTGCCCTAATTTTCTCAACTAGCAAACCTGTTCTTGAAGCTGTTCATAAACTAGCTATTCTATTAGCTTTCACTGTTCTACTCAACAGTGTTCAACCCATCCTCTCag GGGTTGCTGTTGGATCTGGATGGCAAGCATATGTCGCATATATAAATTTGGGCTGTTATTATTTACTTGGAGTCCCTTTGGGCTTTATTATGGGCTGGGGTTTCCACTATGGTGTCATG ggAATATGGGGTGGAATGATCTTTGGTGGAACTGCAGTTCAAACTTTGATATTGGCTATAATCATTATTAGATGTGATTGGACTAAAGAG GCAGAGAAGGCTTCAATGCATGTAAGGAAATGGGACGATGTTGGTCACTTGACTTCATAG